One Micromonospora sp. FIMYZ51 genomic window carries:
- a CDS encoding alpha/beta fold hydrolase, whose translation MHIDARGLRFDITTGGPEQGEPVLLLHGFPQHSGEWADVTPTLHAAGLRTYAPDQRGYSPGARPAAVEAYRLAELVADAVAVLDALGVDAAHVVGHDWGAVVGWALAAGHPDRVRTLTAVSVPHPAAMAYALGKDRRQQVRSAYMLLFRRPGVAEKTLLARDASGLRRLLRSVGDAARISTYAEPMRQPGALTAALNWYRAMSRSELAATAPVTVPTSYVWSDRDVAIGRTAAEACAGYVRGDYRFVELSGVSHWIPDQVPTPLAEVILARARATG comes from the coding sequence ATGCACATCGACGCCCGAGGTCTGCGGTTCGACATCACCACCGGCGGCCCCGAGCAGGGCGAACCGGTGCTGCTGTTGCACGGCTTCCCGCAGCATTCCGGTGAGTGGGCCGACGTGACGCCCACGCTGCACGCCGCTGGGCTGCGCACCTACGCACCGGACCAGCGCGGCTACTCGCCCGGCGCCCGGCCGGCGGCCGTCGAGGCGTACCGGCTGGCGGAACTGGTCGCCGACGCGGTGGCCGTACTGGACGCGCTCGGTGTCGACGCCGCCCACGTGGTGGGGCACGACTGGGGTGCGGTCGTCGGCTGGGCGCTGGCCGCCGGCCACCCCGACCGGGTACGCACGCTGACCGCCGTCTCGGTGCCGCACCCGGCCGCCATGGCGTACGCGCTCGGCAAGGACCGGCGGCAGCAGGTGCGCTCGGCGTACATGCTGCTGTTCCGGCGGCCGGGGGTGGCCGAGAAGACGTTGCTGGCGCGCGACGCGAGCGGGCTGCGCCGGCTGCTGCGCAGTGTCGGCGACGCCGCGCGGATATCGACGTACGCCGAACCAATGCGCCAGCCGGGCGCGCTCACCGCGGCGCTCAACTGGTACCGGGCGATGTCCCGGTCGGAGTTGGCGGCGACCGCGCCGGTGACGGTGCCGACCAGCTACGTGTGGAGCGACCGCGACGTGGCGATCGGGCGCACCGCCGCCGAGGCGTGCGCCGGGTATGTGCGAGGGGATTACCGGTTCGTCGAACTGTCCGGGGTCAGCCACTGGATTCCGGACCAGGTGCCGACGCCGTTGGCCGAGGTCATCCTGGCCCGGGCCCGGGCAACCGGCTGA
- a CDS encoding TIGR03943 family protein, which yields MNRQAQAVVLLLLGGAVLRASVTDLYLRYVKEGLRPFLIAAGLLLVVAAIMTLWYELRPARPAAQVPVAPGDATAPPSVDQPGPGDADEHGHHEPRVGWLLILPVLGLLLVAPPALGSYAADQAGSTLSAPAQSDYPPLPDGDPAQVSVLDYAARALFDRGVSLGDRRVQLTGFIATGTGGEPILARMVLSCCAADGRPVKLGLTGDVPAGLPNDSWVEVIGRYSDRVGRDPVNDAEIPYLEVESWRQVPAPRNQYG from the coding sequence GTGAACCGGCAGGCGCAGGCGGTGGTCCTGCTGTTGCTCGGCGGCGCGGTGCTGCGGGCCAGCGTCACCGACCTGTACCTGCGTTACGTCAAGGAAGGGCTGCGGCCCTTCCTGATCGCCGCCGGCCTGCTGCTGGTGGTCGCCGCGATCATGACGCTCTGGTACGAGCTGCGACCGGCCCGTCCTGCCGCCCAGGTCCCCGTCGCTCCCGGCGACGCCACCGCGCCGCCCAGCGTCGACCAGCCCGGACCCGGCGACGCGGACGAGCACGGCCACCACGAGCCACGGGTCGGCTGGCTGCTCATCCTGCCGGTGCTCGGCCTGCTGCTGGTCGCCCCGCCGGCCCTCGGGTCGTACGCGGCGGACCAGGCCGGCAGCACGCTTAGCGCACCAGCGCAGTCGGACTACCCGCCGCTGCCCGACGGCGATCCCGCGCAGGTAAGCGTCCTCGACTACGCCGCGCGGGCGCTCTTCGACCGGGGTGTCTCGCTCGGTGACCGGCGGGTGCAGCTCACCGGCTTCATCGCCACCGGCACCGGGGGCGAGCCGATCCTGGCCCGGATGGTGCTCTCCTGCTGCGCCGCCGACGGGCGGCCGGTCAAGCTCGGACTGACCGGCGACGTGCCGGCCGGGCTGCCGAACGACAGCTGGGTGGAGGTGATCGGCCGGTACAGCGACCGGGTCGGCCGCGACCCGGTCAACGACGCCGAGATCCCCTACCTGGAGGTCGAGTCCTGGCGGCAGGTGCCCGCCCCGAGGAACCAGTACGGGTAG
- a CDS encoding permease: protein MGSVEVLAALLILLVIFRDPLAAALDTPRLQTWTTVFVSIMVQAVPFLVFGVLLSAVIAVFVPRSFWARALPRHPALAVPAASAAGVVLPGCECGSVPIAGSLIRRGVTPAAALAFLLAAPAVNPIVLTATAVAFPNNPEMVLARGLASLVVAMVMGWLWLRLGRTDWIRMPRRPELDDTRRGRAFWSAVRHDVTHAGGFLVLGAMAAACINVLVPERWLQTLADNAWLSILALALLAVLLSLCSEADAFVAASLSQFSLTSRLVFLVVGPMVDLKLIAMQAGVFGRRFALRFAPTTFAVALLVAVGAGAVLL from the coding sequence ATCGGCTCGGTGGAGGTGCTGGCGGCGCTGCTGATCCTGCTTGTCATCTTCCGGGATCCGCTGGCCGCCGCGCTGGACACCCCCCGGTTGCAGACCTGGACCACGGTCTTCGTCTCGATCATGGTGCAGGCGGTGCCGTTCCTGGTCTTCGGGGTGCTGCTCTCCGCCGTGATCGCGGTCTTCGTACCCCGGTCGTTCTGGGCGCGGGCACTGCCCCGGCACCCGGCGCTGGCCGTACCGGCGGCCAGCGCGGCCGGGGTGGTGCTGCCCGGTTGCGAGTGCGGGTCGGTGCCGATCGCCGGCTCGCTGATCCGTCGGGGCGTCACCCCGGCCGCCGCGCTGGCCTTCCTGCTCGCCGCCCCGGCGGTGAACCCGATCGTGCTGACCGCCACCGCTGTCGCCTTCCCGAACAATCCCGAGATGGTCCTCGCCCGTGGCCTCGCCAGCCTGGTCGTGGCCATGGTGATGGGCTGGCTGTGGTTGCGGCTCGGGCGTACCGACTGGATCAGGATGCCGCGCCGGCCGGAGCTTGACGACACCCGTCGGGGCCGGGCCTTCTGGTCCGCCGTCCGGCACGACGTGACGCACGCCGGTGGCTTCCTGGTGCTCGGTGCGATGGCCGCCGCCTGCATCAACGTGCTGGTGCCGGAGCGGTGGTTGCAGACCCTCGCCGACAACGCCTGGCTGTCGATCCTGGCGCTGGCGCTGCTCGCCGTACTGCTTTCGCTCTGCTCGGAGGCGGACGCCTTCGTCGCGGCCTCGCTGTCGCAGTTCTCCCTCACGTCCCGACTGGTCTTCCTGGTGGTGGGGCCGATGGTCGACCTCAAGCTGATCGCGATGCAGGCCGGGGTCTTCGGCCGACGCTTCGCCCTCCGGTTCGCGCCGACCACCTTCGCGGTGGCCCTGCTGGTCGCGGTCGGCGCCGGGGCGGTGCTGCTGTGA
- a CDS encoding ECF transporter S component: protein MIVPTTDSNRWRTLDIVVASVIAVAFGVIFWAWGLVWTATDAAFAFFPPAQTLIYGVWLVPAVLGGLVIRKPGAALYCELLAAIVSALLGSQWASLVIVQGLAQGVGAELAFAAFRYRSFRLPTALLAGAATGVGAALFDFVYWNAGRDLVAYRIPYALITVVSATVIAGAGGYYLTRALATTGVLDRFPAGRDRALV from the coding sequence ATCATCGTGCCAACCACCGACAGCAACCGCTGGCGCACCCTCGACATCGTGGTCGCCTCGGTGATCGCGGTCGCCTTCGGCGTCATCTTCTGGGCCTGGGGCCTGGTGTGGACCGCCACCGACGCGGCGTTCGCCTTCTTTCCGCCCGCCCAGACGCTGATCTACGGCGTCTGGCTGGTGCCCGCCGTACTCGGCGGTCTGGTGATCCGTAAGCCGGGCGCGGCGCTCTACTGCGAGCTGCTCGCCGCGATCGTCTCGGCACTGCTCGGCAGCCAGTGGGCGAGCCTGGTGATCGTGCAGGGCCTGGCCCAGGGGGTCGGTGCGGAGCTGGCCTTCGCCGCCTTCCGGTACCGCTCGTTCCGCCTGCCGACCGCACTGCTCGCCGGTGCCGCGACCGGCGTCGGCGCCGCGCTCTTCGACTTCGTCTACTGGAACGCCGGGCGGGACCTCGTGGCCTACCGCATCCCGTACGCGCTGATCACGGTCGTCAGCGCCACCGTCATCGCCGGTGCCGGTGGCTACTACCTGACCCGCGCCCTGGCCACCACCGGCGTCCTGGACCGCTTCCCGGCCGGTCGCGACCGCGCCCTGGTCTGA
- a CDS encoding ABC transporter ATP-binding protein — translation MGGVWLRGFGWRHAGRRAWAMRGVDLRVERGERVLLLGPSGAGKSTLLAALAGLLPEDSGEQEGTIEIDGRPPQQARDRVGIVFQDPETQLVMARCGDDVAFGLENRGIAAGEIWPRVDQALTRVGFPYHRDRPTAALSGGEQQRLALAGVLALRPGLLLLDEPTANLDPAGGALIRSAVAGALADDTTLILVEHRVAEALPLVDRVVVLAPGGGVRADGTPEVVFGTHGDALADEGVWVPGRAVPPRRAVASAGDVLLTADRLGLPPRLAETDLAVRAGEALAVLGRNGAGKSTLALLLGGLLKPASGRVTASRELGGPDAGTPLHRWPAPALARRIGSVFQDPEHQFVTSTVFDELALGPRRTGATEAAVRDRVDQLLQRLRLDRLAGANPYTLSGGEARRLSVATALATAPRLLICDEPTFGQDRRTWRELVDLFADLRDDGHGLVTVTHDAEFVAALADRTVTLHRPPTTPAEGLAGGAGPAAAVRR, via the coding sequence GTGGGTGGGGTGTGGTTGCGGGGGTTCGGGTGGCGGCATGCTGGGCGGCGGGCCTGGGCGATGCGCGGCGTGGACCTGCGGGTGGAGCGCGGCGAGCGGGTGCTGCTCCTGGGGCCCTCCGGGGCGGGCAAGAGCACCCTGCTGGCGGCGCTGGCCGGGCTGCTGCCGGAGGATTCCGGTGAGCAGGAGGGCACGATCGAGATCGACGGTCGGCCGCCGCAGCAGGCCCGCGATCGCGTCGGCATCGTCTTCCAGGATCCGGAAACCCAACTGGTGATGGCCCGGTGCGGCGACGACGTCGCGTTCGGGCTGGAGAACCGGGGCATCGCGGCCGGGGAGATCTGGCCCCGGGTGGACCAGGCCCTGACCCGGGTCGGCTTTCCGTACCACCGGGACCGGCCCACCGCGGCGCTCTCCGGCGGCGAGCAGCAGCGCCTCGCGCTGGCCGGGGTGCTCGCCCTGCGTCCCGGGTTGCTGCTGCTCGACGAACCGACGGCAAACCTCGACCCGGCCGGCGGCGCGCTGATCCGGTCGGCGGTTGCCGGTGCGCTCGCCGACGACACCACGCTCATCCTGGTCGAGCACCGGGTCGCCGAGGCGCTGCCGCTTGTCGACCGGGTGGTCGTGCTGGCGCCCGGCGGCGGTGTCCGCGCGGACGGTACGCCGGAGGTGGTCTTCGGCACGCACGGCGACGCGCTCGCCGACGAGGGCGTCTGGGTGCCCGGCCGCGCCGTGCCGCCCCGGCGGGCCGTCGCATCCGCTGGCGACGTGCTGCTCACCGCCGACCGGCTCGGCCTGCCGCCCCGGCTGGCCGAGACCGACCTCGCGGTACGCGCCGGCGAGGCACTCGCCGTGCTCGGCCGCAACGGCGCCGGCAAGTCCACCCTCGCGCTGCTCCTCGGCGGACTGCTCAAGCCGGCCAGCGGCCGGGTCACCGCGAGCCGCGAGTTGGGCGGCCCGGATGCCGGCACTCCCCTGCACCGCTGGCCCGCCCCGGCACTGGCCCGCCGGATCGGCTCGGTCTTCCAGGATCCCGAGCACCAGTTCGTCACCAGCACCGTCTTCGACGAGCTGGCGCTCGGTCCACGACGCACCGGGGCGACCGAGGCGGCGGTCCGCGACCGCGTCGACCAGTTGCTGCAACGGCTGCGGCTGGACCGGCTCGCCGGGGCCAACCCGTACACCCTCTCCGGTGGCGAGGCACGGCGGTTGAGCGTGGCGACTGCCCTGGCCACCGCGCCGCGCCTGCTGATCTGCGACGAGCCCACCTTCGGCCAGGACCGGCGGACCTGGCGGGAGTTGGTGGACCTCTTCGCGGACCTGCGCGACGACGGCCACGGCCTGGTCACGGTCACCCATGACGCCGAGTTCGTGGCGGCGCTGGCCGACCGGACCGTCACCCTCCACCGGCCGCCCACCACCCCGGCCGAAGGGCTGGCCGGCGGAGCCGGGCCGGCGGCAGCGGTACGCCGATGA
- a CDS encoding energy-coupling factor transporter transmembrane component T codes for MISLEPLARPDAPLARRNPVAKLAAALLFTFALMTTLDPVAPAIAIAVELAVLPLFGLRPRALLRRAWPLLAGAGGILVTMLLFAADRSGRVLFEAGPVVVTSGVLLTALGLVLRLFAVALPGVIVFATTDPTDLADALVQNAKAPARFAIGALAAFRLFPLLSQEWQMITMARRARGVQAGRNPVARLRLFVSTAFTLLVGAIRRGTRLAVAMDARGFDSGAPRTFARRQHFGPADWLLIASATTLAGTILTITIALGTFRPLLS; via the coding sequence ATGATCAGCCTCGAACCGCTCGCCCGGCCGGACGCCCCGCTGGCCCGGCGTAACCCGGTGGCCAAGTTGGCGGCGGCGCTGCTGTTCACCTTCGCGTTGATGACGACGCTGGACCCGGTCGCGCCGGCCATCGCGATCGCCGTGGAACTGGCCGTGCTGCCGCTGTTCGGGCTGCGCCCCCGCGCCCTGCTACGTCGCGCCTGGCCACTGCTGGCCGGCGCGGGCGGCATCCTGGTCACCATGCTGCTCTTCGCGGCCGACCGTTCCGGCCGCGTCCTGTTCGAGGCCGGGCCGGTGGTGGTGACCTCGGGCGTGCTGCTCACCGCACTCGGCCTGGTGCTGCGGTTGTTCGCGGTGGCGTTGCCCGGGGTGATCGTCTTCGCCACCACCGACCCGACCGACCTGGCCGACGCGCTGGTGCAGAACGCGAAGGCACCGGCCCGGTTCGCGATCGGCGCGCTGGCCGCGTTCCGGCTGTTCCCGTTGCTCAGCCAGGAATGGCAGATGATCACCATGGCCCGCCGGGCACGTGGCGTGCAGGCGGGACGCAATCCGGTGGCCCGACTGCGGCTGTTCGTGTCGACCGCGTTCACGCTGCTGGTCGGTGCGATCCGCCGGGGTACCCGGCTGGCGGTGGCGATGGACGCCCGGGGCTTCGACTCCGGCGCACCGCGTACCTTCGCCCGCCGTCAGCACTTCGGCCCCGCCGACTGGCTACTGATCGCCAGCGCAACCACCCTGGCCGGCACCATCCTGACCATCACCATCGCCCTGGGCACCTTCCGCCCCCTCCTCAGCTAA
- the gndA gene encoding NADP-dependent phosphogluconate dehydrogenase has protein sequence MARLGAAARYRRSTTGRWRKVATRMADRATAQIGVTGLAVMGRNLARNLARNGFTVAVHNRSPERTRTLVAEHGDEGTFVPAESLADFVAALERPRAVIIMVKAGGPTDAVIDELVPLLEPGDIIIDCGNAHFADTRRREEALRAKGLHFVGTGVSGGEEGALWGPSIMPGGSAESYQKLGPIFEKIAAQVDGEPCCRHVGPDGAGHFVKMVHNGIEYADMQLIAEAYDLLRAGLGATPSELAEIFREWNTGELESFLIEITADVLAHTDAATGEAFVDVVQDRAEQKGTGRWTVQIALDLGIPITGIAEATFARSLSGHVGQREAVVRAFPDAGEKWQVTDRDAFIEDVRRALLASKIVAYAQGFDQIRAGSAEYDWNIDLGGTATIWRGGCIIRARFLDRIKQAYDDQPELPTLLVAPWFADTVRDGVPSWRRVVAEAARAGVPAPAFASSLAYFDALRAERLPAALIQGLRDNFGAHTYRRVDRDGSFHTLWATPDRAEVEA, from the coding sequence ATGGCGCGGCTCGGTGCCGCCGCGCGATACCGTCGCAGCACTACAGGTCGATGGCGGAAGGTGGCGACGAGGATGGCGGATCGGGCGACGGCGCAGATCGGTGTGACCGGGCTGGCGGTGATGGGCCGAAATCTGGCCCGCAACCTGGCCCGTAACGGGTTCACCGTGGCGGTGCACAACCGCTCGCCGGAGCGGACCCGGACGCTGGTGGCCGAGCACGGCGACGAGGGCACCTTCGTCCCGGCGGAGTCCCTTGCGGACTTCGTCGCCGCGCTGGAGCGTCCCCGTGCGGTAATCATCATGGTCAAGGCGGGCGGCCCCACCGATGCGGTGATCGACGAGTTGGTGCCGTTGCTGGAGCCGGGCGACATCATCATCGACTGCGGCAACGCGCACTTCGCCGACACCCGGCGGCGGGAGGAGGCGCTGCGGGCCAAGGGCCTGCACTTCGTCGGCACCGGAGTCTCCGGCGGCGAGGAGGGCGCCCTGTGGGGACCGAGCATCATGCCGGGCGGCTCGGCCGAGTCGTACCAGAAGCTCGGGCCGATCTTCGAGAAGATCGCCGCACAGGTCGACGGCGAGCCCTGCTGCCGGCACGTCGGGCCGGACGGTGCCGGGCACTTCGTCAAGATGGTCCACAACGGCATCGAGTACGCCGACATGCAGCTCATCGCCGAGGCGTACGACCTGCTGCGGGCCGGGCTCGGCGCGACGCCCTCGGAACTCGCGGAGATCTTCCGGGAGTGGAACACCGGTGAGCTGGAGTCCTTCCTGATCGAGATCACCGCCGACGTGCTGGCGCACACCGACGCCGCCACCGGTGAGGCGTTCGTGGACGTGGTGCAGGACCGGGCCGAGCAGAAGGGCACCGGCCGGTGGACCGTCCAGATCGCTCTCGACCTGGGCATCCCGATCACCGGCATCGCCGAGGCCACCTTCGCCCGGTCGCTGTCCGGGCACGTCGGCCAGCGGGAGGCCGTGGTGCGGGCGTTCCCGGACGCCGGGGAGAAGTGGCAGGTCACCGACCGCGACGCCTTCATCGAGGACGTACGCCGAGCCCTGCTGGCCTCGAAGATCGTCGCGTACGCCCAGGGCTTCGACCAGATCCGGGCCGGCAGCGCGGAGTACGACTGGAACATCGACCTCGGTGGCACGGCGACCATCTGGCGGGGCGGCTGCATCATCCGGGCGCGCTTCCTGGACCGGATCAAGCAGGCGTACGACGACCAGCCGGAGCTGCCCACCCTGCTGGTGGCGCCATGGTTCGCCGACACCGTGCGCGACGGGGTGCCGAGCTGGCGGCGGGTGGTGGCCGAGGCGGCCCGGGCCGGCGTACCGGCACCCGCCTTCGCCTCGTCCCTGGCCTACTTCGACGCGCTGCGCGCAGAGCGGCTGCCCGCCGCGCTGATCCAGGGTCTGCGGGACAACTTCGGTGCGCACACCTACCGTCGGGTCGACCGCGACGGTTCCTTCCACACCCTCTGGGCCACCCCCGACCGGGCCGAGGTCGAGGCCTGA
- a CDS encoding isoprenyl transferase, with product MPPTPHPSGARPPALPPEAVPQHVAVVMDGNGRWAKERGLPRTKGHEAGEFSLFDTVEGAIELGIPYLSAYAFSTENWRRSPDEVRFLMGFNRDVIRRRRDQLVDLGVRVVWSGRAGRLWKSVIGELQTAEEMSRGNSTLTLQFCVNYGGQAEIADAAAAIARDVAAGRLDPAKVTEKTIGRYLYHPEVPAVDLFLRPSGEQRTSNFLLWQSAYAELVFLDTLWPDFDRRHLWYACELYAQRDRRFGGALPNPVAPGT from the coding sequence CGCGGTGGTGATGGACGGCAACGGCCGATGGGCCAAGGAGCGCGGGCTGCCGCGCACCAAGGGGCACGAGGCCGGGGAGTTCTCCCTCTTCGACACCGTCGAGGGCGCCATCGAGCTGGGCATTCCCTACCTGTCGGCGTACGCCTTCTCCACCGAGAACTGGCGGCGCTCGCCGGACGAGGTCCGGTTCCTGATGGGCTTCAACCGGGACGTCATCCGCCGCCGCCGGGATCAGCTGGTCGACCTCGGGGTGCGGGTGGTCTGGTCGGGCCGGGCCGGGCGGCTGTGGAAGAGCGTGATCGGCGAGTTGCAGACCGCCGAGGAGATGTCCCGGGGCAACTCGACGCTTACCCTCCAGTTCTGCGTCAACTACGGCGGCCAGGCGGAGATCGCCGACGCCGCCGCCGCGATCGCCCGGGACGTGGCGGCCGGTCGACTCGACCCGGCCAAGGTCACCGAGAAGACGATCGGGCGTTATCTGTATCACCCCGAGGTGCCCGCCGTGGACCTGTTCCTGCGGCCCTCCGGCGAGCAGCGGACCTCGAACTTCCTGCTCTGGCAGAGCGCGTACGCCGAGCTGGTCTTCCTGGACACGCTCTGGCCCGACTTCGACCGCCGGCACCTGTGGTACGCCTGCGAGCTGTACGCCCAGCGGGACCGTCGGTTCGGCGGCGCGCTACCCAACCCGGTGGCACCGGGCACCTGA